A section of the Candidatus Omnitrophota bacterium genome encodes:
- the amrS gene encoding AmmeMemoRadiSam system radical SAM enzyme, which yields MIKEAMLYEKLPNDKVHCHLCSHHCRISTGEFGICGVRKNREGALYTHVYKEAIAANVDPIEKKPLYHFLPGTSSYSIATVGCNFKCGFCQNWQISQSNKKDNNNAAGHELSPQDIVKEAKRLNCKSISYTYTEPTIFFEYAFDTAKLAKDNGLYNNFVTNGYMSESALCKIVPFLDAANVDLKSFNDDFYRKICQARLKPVLDSIRLMKKLRIWVEVTTLLIPRHNDSEEELEKIAEFIASVGVEIPWHISRFRPDYQFRDAVSTPIDILNKAKAIGEKAGLRYVYLGNVFEGNDTYCYNCKRLLIKRSGLGMAYLELSNGQCPDCSTALEGVF from the coding sequence ATGATAAAAGAGGCAATGCTTTATGAAAAACTTCCGAATGATAAGGTTCATTGTCATTTGTGCTCACATCATTGCCGCATATCAACTGGTGAATTCGGAATCTGCGGTGTAAGAAAAAATAGAGAGGGAGCGCTTTATACACATGTATATAAAGAGGCGATTGCAGCAAATGTTGATCCAATAGAAAAAAAGCCTTTATATCATTTTTTGCCTGGGACAAGCTCTTATTCGATTGCCACAGTAGGCTGCAATTTCAAATGTGGCTTTTGTCAGAACTGGCAGATATCTCAAAGCAATAAAAAAGACAATAATAATGCGGCTGGACACGAGTTAAGTCCGCAAGATATTGTTAAAGAGGCAAAAAGGTTAAATTGCAAAAGCATCTCATATACATATACAGAGCCAACTATCTTTTTTGAATACGCTTTCGATACTGCCAAATTAGCTAAAGATAACGGTTTGTATAACAATTTTGTTACAAATGGATACATGAGTGAATCCGCCCTTTGTAAGATTGTTCCTTTCTTGGATGCGGCAAACGTGGATTTGAAGTCTTTTAATGATGATTTCTATAGAAAGATTTGTCAGGCTAGGTTAAAGCCGGTCCTGGATTCCATCAGACTTATGAAGAAATTGCGCATCTGGGTTGAGGTTACTACGCTTTTAATACCCAGGCACAATGATTCAGAGGAAGAGCTTGAGAAAATAGCGGAGTTCATTGCTTCTGTTGGCGTTGAGATTCCTTGGCATATTAGCAGGTTTCGTCCTGATTATCAATTTAGGGATGCTGTTAGTACTCCAATAGATATATTAAACAAGGCAAAAGCGATAGGAGAGAAGGCGGGATTGCGTTATGTATACCTAGGAAATGTATTTGAAGGCAATGACACTTATTGCTATAATTGTAAACGCCTGCTCATTAAAAGGAGTGGTCTGGGAATGGCTTATCTTGAGCTTAGTAATGGGCAATGTCCAGATTGCTCTACTGCCCTAGAAGGGGTTTTTTGA